The following DNA comes from Arthrobacter sp. SLBN-83.
AACTCGGCACCGAATTTCCTGGCCGCCAGTGAGGCCAACGGAGCAGCAAGCGAAAAACAAAGCACCGGGATGCTGGTCAGCAGCCCCAGCATGACCGGCGAAAAGTGCAGTTCCGCCTGCATGAGGTCAACCAGGGGTGCCACGGCAACGAAGGGGCCGCGGAGGTTCAGCGCAAGCAGGCCGATGCAGGCCAACAGGACCCAGCTCTTCGGGATGCGGGAGAGGACGCGGCCGCTCACAGGGGCAAAATCGGGAATGGGCGTGGATTCATCACTCCCATTGCTATCATGCCCGGCGTCGCCGGGGTTCTAGGCACCTTCCCCGGCCGGTGCTGCCATACGATGAACGTGACCCGAAGGACGCAGCACGCTGGGAAGGACCCCCCATGACGCACCGCCTGGCCATCCTCGACGACTACCAGGACGTGGCCCACGGCTTCGCCGACTTCGCCGCCTTGGAGGCGGAGGGGGTCACCGTGACGTCCTACCGTGAGCCTTTCGCTTCCCAGGACGCCATGGTCTCGGCGCTGGCCGACACCACCATGGTGATCGCCATGCGCGAGCGGACCGCGTTCCCGCGTGAGGTGTTTGAGAAGCTTCCGGGGCTTGAGTTGCTGGTCACCACCGGAATGGCGAACGCCGCCATCGACGTCGCAGCAGCGGCCGAGCACGGGGTGACGGTGTGCGGCACGCCCGGTTCACCCTCGGCAGCGCCGGAACTGACCTGGGCCCTGCTGCTGGCCATCGCCCGGCACCTTCCCGCTGAGGAGGCCTCCCTCCGGGCCGGTACATGGCAGTCGACGGTCGGCGTGGAGCTGGCCGGAAAGACCCTTGGCATCGTGGGGCTGGGCAAGATCGGACGGCGGGTTGCTGCCTACGGGCAGGCGTTCGGCATGGACGTGGTGGCGTGGAGCCAGAACCTCACTGCCGAAGCAGCCAAGGAGGCCGGGGCCCGGCTGGTGTCCAAGGAGGAGCTTTTCACTGTTGCCGATGTGGCCACCCTCCACCTAAGGCTCTCCCCACGCTCGGAGAACACGGTGGGCGAGGCGGAACTGCGGCTGCTGGGGCCTGAGGGCATCCTGGTGAACACCGCCCGCGGGCCGCTGGTGGACCAGGAAGCGCTGATCAAAGCGCTGAACGAGGGGTGGATCCGCGGCGCTGCCCTGGACGTCTTCGACCAGGAGCCGCTGCAGGCCGGGCACCCGCTCCTGGCTGCGCCCAACACCGTACTCTCCCCGCACCTGGGCTACGTCACCCAGGAAAGCTACCGGCAGTTCTACGGCGGCGCCCTTGAGGACATCACGGCCTGGCTGGCCGGCTCCCCCATCCGAACCGTCACCGCCTGACCCGGAAAGACAAGCATGACCCACACCATCCGCAGGGCAACAGCGGACGACGCCGGCGCGCTGGCTGCGCTGGCGGCCGTCACCTTTCCGCTGGCCTGCCCGCCGTCGTCGTCACCTGCCGATATTGCCTCCCACCTGGCCAACACCCTGAGCGAGGAACACTTCAAGGGGTACCTTGCCGACCCGGACACCACCATCCTGGTCATCGACACTGAAGGCCGGCTCAACGGCTACAGCCTGCTGGTGGACCGGCCCGCCACCGATCCCGACGTGGCCTCTGTCCTGACGCTGCTGCCGTCCGTGGAAGTCAGCAAGTGCTACGTCCACCCTGACTACCACGGCCTGGGCGCGGCCGCAGAACTCATGCACGCCAGCCTCCAGGCGGCGGCAGAATGCGGTGGCGCCGGAGCGTGGCTGGGCGTGAACAGCCAGAACGCCCGGGCCATCCGGTTCTATGAGAAGTCCGGTTTCCGCAAGGTGGGCACCAAGTCGTTCCGGCTGGGAGGCACCGTTGAACACGACTTCGTGCTGGAGCGCTCCCTGCCCTGAACCGGCAAGGCAAGCGGCTTCAGGCGCCGGACTGGTTGAGTCCGTGCCGCACCGAACTGCCGGAAAAACCGTTGGGTGGGTAGGCAAGTGGCGGCCGGGGCTCGGTCAGGAGCTTGAGTCCCGGCGGAAGCCCATCGATACTCCCCTTGGTTCCGGCAGCGCTGATGGTGACCCGGCTTGAGTCAAGCATGACGTTTTCCGCGCGGAACGCGCCCACCACCTCAGGCAGGATGGGTGAAAGATGCACCACGTCGCGGGTGAAGACGGGGTCGAACCGGAGCAGGATCCGGGCGAGCTGGATTGGCGCTGCTGCGGCCCAGGCCTGCGGGGAGCACGCCGTGGGGTAGGGCACCGGGCTGGCGAACTCACCGCGGTCGAAGCCACAGAACAGTTCCGGCAGCCGGCCGTCGAAGTGGGCAGCGGCGTCGAAGATGCCCAGGGCCACCCGCTTGGCCTCATCCACGAACCCGTAACGCATCAGGCCTGTGGCCACCAGTGCCGTATCGTGCGGCCACACTGAGCCGTTGTGGTAGCTGACCGGGTTGTAGGCGCCCATGTCCGAGGCCAGGGTGCGGATGCCCCAACCCGTGAACATCTGCGGAGACATCAGGTGCTCCATCACGGACACCGCTTTGTCCTGGTCCACGATGCCGGTCCACAGGCAATGGCCGATGTTGGAGGTCAGGGCGTCGACCGGCCGCTTGTCCTTGTCCAGCGCCACCGCATAGTAGCCCTTGTCCGGGAGCCAGAACTTCTTGTTGAACTCCTCCTTGAACGCCGCTGCCTTGTCGGCCCAGTGCAGTTCCAGGGCCGGGTCGCCGCTCCAATGGGCCAGAAGTGACCTGCCCAGGTAGGCGGAGTACACATAGGCCTGGACTTCGCACAGGGCGATCGGGGCTTCGGCGATGCTGCCGTCGGCGAAGTTGATGCCGTCCCAGGAGTCCTTCCAGCCCTGGTTGACCAGGCCGTGGTCGTTGGCGCGGAGGTATTCGACGAATCCATCAC
Coding sequences within:
- a CDS encoding D-2-hydroxyacid dehydrogenase family protein codes for the protein MTHRLAILDDYQDVAHGFADFAALEAEGVTVTSYREPFASQDAMVSALADTTMVIAMRERTAFPREVFEKLPGLELLVTTGMANAAIDVAAAAEHGVTVCGTPGSPSAAPELTWALLLAIARHLPAEEASLRAGTWQSTVGVELAGKTLGIVGLGKIGRRVAAYGQAFGMDVVAWSQNLTAEAAKEAGARLVSKEELFTVADVATLHLRLSPRSENTVGEAELRLLGPEGILVNTARGPLVDQEALIKALNEGWIRGAALDVFDQEPLQAGHPLLAAPNTVLSPHLGYVTQESYRQFYGGALEDITAWLAGSPIRTVTA
- a CDS encoding GNAT family N-acetyltransferase, translated to MTHTIRRATADDAGALAALAAVTFPLACPPSSSPADIASHLANTLSEEHFKGYLADPDTTILVIDTEGRLNGYSLLVDRPATDPDVASVLTLLPSVEVSKCYVHPDYHGLGAAAELMHASLQAAAECGGAGAWLGVNSQNARAIRFYEKSGFRKVGTKSFRLGGTVEHDFVLERSLP